One segment of Fimbriiglobus ruber DNA contains the following:
- a CDS encoding ISAs1 family transposase: protein MPACTLYEALATLPDPRSRHGRIHPLPAVMGLVALAMLSGRKSLAGISRFGRQHGAPLAHALGFRRGKTPTVSTLSRTLRRFDPQDLEAALSRWVTGRFDPHAFEHIAIDGKTLRGSRHGDVPGHHLVAAYAPAVQAVLAQVRVDAKTNEHKAALELLGILPVRGKVVTGDAMFCQRDLATQVIDSGGDYVHVAKDNQPALVADIRAGFAFATAARSIAAATSP from the coding sequence ATGCCCGCGTGTACGCTGTACGAGGCCCTCGCCACCCTCCCCGATCCCCGCAGCCGCCACGGTCGCATTCATCCCCTCCCGGCGGTCATGGGACTGGTCGCTCTGGCCATGCTGAGTGGCCGCAAGAGCTTGGCCGGGATCTCCCGGTTCGGACGGCAGCACGGGGCTCCGCTGGCTCACGCCCTGGGCTTCCGGCGGGGCAAAACGCCGACCGTCTCGACCCTCTCCCGAACCCTCCGCCGCTTCGACCCCCAGGACCTCGAAGCGGCCCTGTCCCGGTGGGTGACCGGCCGGTTCGACCCCCACGCGTTCGAGCACATCGCGATCGACGGCAAGACGTTGCGAGGCAGCCGCCACGGGGACGTGCCCGGCCACCACTTGGTGGCCGCCTACGCACCCGCCGTCCAGGCCGTCCTCGCTCAGGTCCGGGTCGATGCCAAAACGAACGAACACAAGGCCGCCCTCGAACTCCTCGGTATCCTCCCCGTGCGGGGCAAAGTGGTCACCGGGGACGCCATGTTCTGTCAGCGCGATCTGGCCACCCAGGTGATCGATTCCGGGGGCGACTACGTCCACGTGGCCAAGGACAACCAACCGGCCTTGGTCGCCGATATCCGAGCCGGATTCGCCTTCGCGACCGCCGCCCGATCGATCGCGGCGGCCACTTCCCCCTGA
- a CDS encoding aldehyde dehydrogenase family protein, whose amino-acid sequence MTPFAAESARCRAAQAGWATCSPGDRLRPVREFRHLLVERADELTAAVRDDVARPPDEVVATDLLPTAAAAKFLQANARRILAPRRVGGRPLWLIGCRDTVYRRPHGVVGLIGTWNYPVFLTAVPVLHALAAGNGVLWKPSEQTPRTAAVLHDLFLRAGFPPNLLVLLPGTREAGPLLAEADVDFVHFTGSETVGRKLAARLGERLVPSALELSGCDAMIVLPDADVAFAARSAWYGATLNAGQTCMATRRAFVPRATYGGFVDALKPLAAGAHPVRLVLDAQAEQARRLVAEAADRGCTVLRSAESSDPAAVLPAVILGASPDMSVCREVSFAPLLAVIPYDTVDSAIAMHNDNPFGLAAAVFAGDPAAGVRVAERLRAGSVVVNDVIVPTAHPATPFGGRGASGWGVTQGEEGLLQMTVPQVVSTRAGTFRPHVDALLTRDPSAGDVARGALRLVHARTLGDRWRGLKQLVRGIKASGGR is encoded by the coding sequence ATGACTCCTTTCGCTGCCGAATCGGCCCGCTGCCGCGCGGCCCAGGCCGGGTGGGCGACCTGCTCACCCGGCGACCGCCTCCGCCCCGTCCGCGAGTTCCGCCACCTGCTCGTCGAGCGGGCGGACGAGTTGACCGCCGCCGTCCGCGACGACGTGGCCCGCCCGCCGGACGAGGTGGTCGCGACCGACCTGTTGCCGACGGCCGCCGCCGCGAAGTTCTTGCAGGCCAACGCCCGCCGCATCCTCGCGCCGCGGCGGGTCGGTGGGCGGCCGCTCTGGCTGATCGGGTGCCGGGACACCGTCTACCGCCGGCCGCACGGGGTCGTCGGGCTGATCGGGACGTGGAATTACCCGGTGTTCCTTACGGCCGTCCCCGTTTTACATGCGCTGGCGGCCGGGAACGGCGTGTTGTGGAAACCGAGCGAACAGACGCCGCGGACGGCCGCCGTCCTCCACGACCTCTTCCTCCGCGCCGGGTTCCCGCCCAACCTGCTAGTCCTCCTGCCGGGCACGCGCGAGGCCGGGCCGCTGCTCGCCGAGGCGGACGTCGATTTCGTTCACTTCACGGGCTCCGAAACCGTCGGCCGGAAACTCGCGGCCCGGCTCGGCGAACGGCTCGTGCCGTCGGCCCTGGAACTGTCCGGGTGCGACGCCATGATCGTGCTTCCGGACGCGGACGTCGCGTTTGCCGCACGCTCGGCGTGGTACGGGGCGACGTTGAATGCCGGCCAGACCTGTATGGCCACACGCCGGGCGTTCGTTCCCCGCGCGACCTACGGCGGATTCGTGGACGCACTCAAGCCGCTCGCCGCCGGAGCCCACCCGGTGCGACTCGTCCTCGACGCGCAGGCGGAGCAGGCCCGTCGACTCGTGGCGGAGGCAGCCGATCGTGGGTGTACCGTGCTGCGGTCGGCCGAATCCAGTGACCCGGCGGCCGTCTTGCCGGCCGTCATTCTGGGTGCCTCGCCGGACATGAGCGTTTGCCGCGAAGTGTCGTTCGCGCCGCTCCTGGCGGTGATCCCGTATGACACCGTCGATTCGGCGATCGCGATGCACAACGATAACCCATTCGGCCTGGCGGCGGCGGTGTTCGCGGGCGACCCGGCGGCCGGCGTCCGCGTCGCCGAACGCCTGCGCGCCGGCTCGGTGGTAGTAAACGACGTGATCGTGCCGACCGCCCACCCGGCGACGCCGTTCGGCGGTCGCGGCGCGAGCGGCTGGGGCGTGACGCAGGGGGAAGAAGGGTTGTTGCAGATGACGGTGCCGCAGGTCGTCAGCACCCGCGCCGGCACGTTCCGGCCGCACGTCGACGCGCTCCTGACCCGCGATCCGTCGGCCGGCGACGTGGCCCGCGGCGCCCTCCGGCTCGTCCACGCCCGTACCCTCGGCGACCGCTGGCGGGGGCTCAAGCAACTTGTCCGCGGCATTAAGGCGAGCGGGGGACGTTAG
- a CDS encoding alpha/beta hydrolase: MWVHVVVAVLVGAAGPRVTSEPAELKTDSGTLFGTLDLPPGKGPFPVVLIHPGSGPTDRDGNQARLKNDSLKYLGRALAARGIACLRVDKRGVAASAKAGAAEADLRFDTYVSDAVRWIGWLRADKRFGKVGVVGHSEGALVGALAAPTARVDAVVLLCATGRTLDALLREQLKKNLPDKLFAQSEPILNALAAGKQVKDVPAELKALFRPSVQPYLISILTRDPIAAVAAVKCPLLVVSGTTDIQVTEVDAKALSAARAGIKAVRIENMNHMLKEIESTNTFLQTARTYANTATPLHPKLAGELAAFLATALAAGR; this comes from the coding sequence ATGTGGGTTCACGTCGTCGTGGCGGTTCTCGTCGGCGCCGCCGGTCCGCGGGTGACGTCCGAGCCCGCGGAACTCAAGACGGATTCCGGCACCCTGTTCGGCACACTCGACCTGCCCCCAGGCAAGGGGCCGTTTCCGGTCGTGCTGATCCACCCGGGGTCGGGGCCGACCGACCGGGACGGGAACCAGGCCCGGCTGAAGAACGACTCGCTCAAATACCTCGGCCGCGCCCTCGCGGCCCGGGGGATCGCGTGCCTCCGCGTCGACAAGCGCGGGGTGGCGGCCAGCGCGAAGGCGGGTGCCGCGGAAGCCGACCTCCGGTTCGATACTTACGTGAGCGACGCGGTCCGGTGGATCGGCTGGCTGCGGGCGGATAAGCGGTTCGGCAAAGTCGGCGTGGTCGGCCACAGCGAGGGGGCGCTCGTCGGCGCGCTCGCCGCCCCGACCGCGCGGGTCGACGCGGTCGTTCTCCTGTGCGCCACGGGCCGGACGCTCGACGCGCTGTTGCGCGAGCAGTTGAAAAAGAACCTGCCGGACAAACTCTTCGCCCAATCCGAGCCCATCCTGAACGCGCTGGCGGCCGGCAAGCAAGTGAAGGACGTACCGGCGGAACTGAAGGCCCTCTTCCGCCCGAGCGTCCAGCCGTACCTCATCTCGATCCTCACCCGCGACCCGATCGCCGCCGTCGCCGCCGTGAAATGCCCGCTCCTGGTCGTGTCCGGGACGACGGACATTCAAGTCACCGAAGTCGATGCGAAGGCACTCTCGGCCGCGCGGGCCGGGATCAAGGCGGTGCGGATCGAGAACATGAACCACATGCTAAAAGAGATCGAATCGACGAACACGTTCCTCCAGACGGCCCGCACCTACGCCAACACGGCCACCCCGCTCCACCCGAAACTCGCGGGCGAACTGGCCGCGTTCCTCGCGACCGCGCTCGCCGCGGGCCGGTGA
- a CDS encoding Uma2 family endonuclease: MFAPPDPTARIPPLVPGDRLTRDEFERRYTAMPNLKKAELIDGVVYLPSTSTWLYHGGPRADLIGWLGTYHVGMPGVCTGANTTVRLDAVNEMQPDVALIVLPEYGGQIELDADGFVSGAPELVADVAPAPGTVDVDEKMRAYCRNGVREYLFWRVADRILDSVLSN, from the coding sequence GTGTTCGCTCCTCCGGACCCGACCGCTCGAATTCCCCCGCTCGTCCCCGGTGACCGCCTCACCCGGGACGAATTCGAGCGGCGTTACACGGCCATGCCGAATCTCAAGAAAGCCGAGTTGATCGACGGCGTTGTTTATCTTCCGTCGACCTCCACCTGGCTGTACCACGGCGGCCCGCGCGCGGATTTGATTGGCTGGCTCGGCACGTATCACGTTGGTATGCCCGGCGTGTGTACGGGTGCGAACACGACCGTGCGGCTCGACGCGGTTAACGAAATGCAGCCTGATGTGGCGCTAATCGTACTCCCGGAGTACGGCGGGCAGATCGAATTGGACGCCGATGGGTTTGTGTCCGGTGCGCCCGAACTCGTGGCCGACGTGGCTCCCGCCCCGGGTACGGTTGACGTGGATGAGAAAATGCGGGCCTACTGCCGCAACGGTGTGCGAGAATACCTTTTCTGGCGCGTGGCTGATCGAATACTGGACTCAGTACTTTCCAATTGA
- a CDS encoding ISAs1 family transposase, producing MATSVDKGHGRIEKRTLHTTTILTAEGKWKGAKQGFHVTRERTVKGKKTIEDVYGITSLSIQQANAATRLSILRDHWPIENGLHWVRDETLGEDRCRVRMGAAPQVLAAIRNAVVHLLADVDTENRPEAIEWLQIHHDEARALIGIPQSE from the coding sequence GTGGCCACGTCGGTCGACAAGGGACATGGGCGGATCGAGAAGCGAACCCTCCACACGACGACGATTCTGACCGCCGAGGGGAAGTGGAAGGGGGCCAAGCAAGGGTTCCACGTCACCCGCGAGCGGACGGTCAAAGGGAAGAAGACGATCGAGGATGTGTACGGAATCACCAGTCTGTCGATCCAACAGGCGAATGCGGCGACACGTCTGTCCATCCTCCGGGATCACTGGCCGATCGAGAACGGATTGCATTGGGTCCGGGATGAGACCCTGGGCGAGGACCGCTGCCGGGTGCGGATGGGTGCGGCTCCGCAGGTCCTGGCCGCCATCCGGAACGCCGTCGTCCATCTGTTGGCCGATGTCGACACCGAGAACCGTCCGGAGGCCATCGAGTGGCTGCAAATCCACCACGATGAAGCCCGGGCGCTGATTGGGATCCCACAAAGTGAATAA
- a CDS encoding transposase codes for MGVYTRLSPRVIPNEVFAAAAEHCQTVFAFGDAVVCTAAMLWTVLVWAAARTASLSRAVHRLYPGTHDQTFWNLLRVHLPRQVPALERRLNRLLRLPALLPRLAGRAVTLAVDYHAIPYYGAPKKSARQLRRGKPDRGTTKFHTYATVCVVVAGWRYTLALTWVRAKETPTDVLERLWAEVAASGIVCKTALLDRYFFTVPVMAWLQDHNLPFIIPVVMRGRKPKRGRKAKGMRACRNWKAGSYPYTHRAGKDAVDIRLVVTYKSYRRHRTKTRHTKKLFFATWKVRLSPVDVRETYRTRFGIEASYRQLNHSRARTSSRDPLYRLLLVGLSLFLRNVWQWLVGTARPSKTHGRKANRPVAASTPPRYQDILDDFSEYLFQQSQHPNPPSHAS; via the coding sequence ATGGGAGTGTATACCCGGTTGTCGCCTCGTGTCATCCCCAACGAGGTGTTCGCGGCCGCCGCCGAGCATTGCCAAACCGTTTTCGCGTTCGGTGATGCGGTGGTCTGCACGGCCGCCATGCTCTGGACGGTCCTGGTGTGGGCGGCGGCTCGCACCGCGTCGTTATCCCGTGCCGTCCACCGACTGTACCCCGGAACCCACGACCAGACGTTCTGGAACCTCCTCCGGGTCCACCTGCCCCGGCAGGTACCGGCTCTCGAACGACGACTCAACCGGTTGCTTCGGCTCCCCGCCCTGTTGCCCCGATTGGCCGGTCGGGCGGTCACCCTGGCGGTCGATTACCATGCCATCCCGTACTACGGCGCCCCAAAAAAAAGTGCCCGCCAACTCCGCCGCGGCAAACCCGACCGCGGGACCACCAAGTTCCATACGTATGCCACCGTGTGTGTCGTCGTCGCCGGTTGGCGGTACACGTTGGCCCTGACCTGGGTCCGCGCCAAGGAGACGCCGACCGACGTTCTCGAGCGCCTGTGGGCCGAGGTGGCGGCCAGCGGGATTGTGTGCAAGACGGCTCTCCTCGACCGCTACTTCTTCACCGTGCCGGTGATGGCGTGGCTCCAGGATCACAATCTCCCGTTCATCATCCCGGTGGTCATGCGGGGCCGCAAACCCAAGCGGGGCCGCAAGGCCAAGGGGATGCGCGCGTGCCGGAACTGGAAGGCGGGCTCGTACCCGTACACCCACCGGGCGGGGAAGGACGCGGTCGACATCCGGTTGGTCGTGACGTACAAGTCGTATCGCCGCCACCGCACGAAGACGCGGCACACGAAGAAGCTGTTCTTCGCGACCTGGAAGGTGCGATTGTCTCCGGTCGATGTCCGCGAGACGTATCGGACGCGGTTCGGGATCGAAGCCAGCTACCGCCAGTTGAACCACTCCCGGGCTCGGACCTCCTCACGGGATCCACTGTACCGGTTGTTGCTGGTCGGGCTGTCGCTGTTCTTGCGGAACGTGTGGCAATGGCTGGTCGGGACCGCCCGTCCGTCAAAGACGCATGGCCGGAAGGCAAACCGACCGGTCGCGGCATCCACACCCCCGCGGTATCAGGATATCCTCGATGACTTCAGCGAGTACCTGTTCCAGCAGTCGCAACATCCAAACCCACCATCACATGCGTCGTGA
- a CDS encoding addiction module protein, with product MSIEDRIALVQEIWDSVAGEGEQVPISDAQRTELERRLADSIARPGAVTPWEDVKAQALARARQ from the coding sequence ATGAGTATCGAGGACCGCATCGCATTGGTCCAGGAGATTTGGGATAGTGTGGCCGGGGAGGGCGAACAGGTTCCCATCAGTGATGCTCAGCGAACGGAATTGGAGAGACGACTGGCCGACAGTATCGCTCGTCCGGGCGCCGTGACCCCGTGGGAAGATGTCAAGGCACAGGCGTTGGCGCGGGCGCGACAATGA
- a CDS encoding ABC-F family ATP-binding cassette domain-containing protein — protein sequence MASLLQIVKASKHYGEQTLLDEADATIPDNLKIGFVGRNGAGKSTLLRIFLGEEELDSGEVIRHPNLRLGYLRQHDPFLPDESALDYLMRDSGQPDWKCGEVAGEFELKGAYLDGPIQKLSGGWQTRVKLAALLLHEPNLLLLDEPTNFLDLRTQILLEHFLKHYDGGCLIVSHDRTFLGATCDHTLGLSRGKLTSFPGKVDAYLEFMRERRQHDERSNEAILAKRRHLEDFIARNKARAATAKLAQSKSKALEKLETIDVLGDEPAVRIRAPQIEPRKGIALRCKELAIGYPERQIASDIRLELDHGTRAAIVGDNGQGKTTFLRTIVDSLKPIAGEVRWGHGCQLGVYAQHVYTSLPESKTVIDYLRGQAAFGKKEQEILDVAGSFLFKGTHVQKKISVLSGGERARLCLAALMLSRHNVLILDEPGNHLDVDTVDALVDALRSYEGTVIFTSHDRHFTGQVATCVIEVRDGRVVNYSGKYEAYLEKVNEEIEAGERELATVRKKLPAEVLKPTHVVARAVKRSEKDIRKEQKAVERSIAQLDERKKALTTKYMDESDSQESLRLQAELESVTNELSAAEEKWAELYEELEGAE from the coding sequence ATGGCCAGCCTGCTGCAAATTGTCAAAGCCTCGAAGCATTACGGCGAGCAAACCCTGCTCGACGAGGCCGACGCCACGATCCCGGACAACCTCAAAATCGGCTTCGTCGGCCGCAACGGGGCCGGGAAAAGTACACTCCTGCGCATCTTCCTCGGCGAAGAAGAACTCGATTCCGGGGAGGTCATTCGCCACCCGAATCTGCGCCTCGGCTACCTCCGCCAGCACGACCCGTTCCTGCCCGACGAATCCGCCCTCGACTACCTGATGCGCGACAGCGGCCAACCCGACTGGAAGTGCGGCGAGGTGGCCGGGGAGTTTGAACTGAAGGGCGCGTACCTCGACGGCCCGATCCAGAAGCTCTCCGGCGGCTGGCAGACCCGCGTGAAGCTGGCCGCCCTCCTGCTCCACGAACCGAACCTGCTGCTCCTCGACGAACCGACCAACTTCCTCGACCTGCGGACGCAAATTCTGCTCGAACACTTCCTCAAGCACTACGATGGCGGCTGCCTGATCGTCTCGCACGACCGGACGTTCCTCGGCGCCACCTGCGACCACACGCTCGGCCTGTCGCGCGGCAAGTTGACCTCGTTCCCCGGAAAGGTCGACGCCTACCTCGAATTCATGCGCGAACGGCGGCAGCACGACGAGCGATCGAACGAAGCGATCCTCGCCAAGCGGCGGCACCTCGAAGACTTCATCGCCCGCAACAAGGCCCGGGCCGCCACCGCGAAGCTCGCGCAGTCGAAGAGCAAAGCGCTGGAAAAGCTCGAAACGATCGACGTCCTCGGCGACGAACCGGCCGTCCGCATCCGCGCGCCACAGATCGAGCCCCGAAAAGGCATCGCGCTGAGGTGCAAGGAACTGGCCATCGGCTATCCCGAGCGCCAGATCGCGAGCGACATTCGCCTGGAACTCGACCACGGCACCCGGGCGGCGATCGTCGGCGACAACGGCCAGGGCAAGACGACGTTCCTGCGGACCATCGTCGACTCGTTGAAGCCGATCGCCGGCGAGGTCCGGTGGGGCCACGGCTGCCAACTCGGCGTCTACGCCCAGCACGTTTACACCAGCCTGCCGGAGTCGAAGACGGTCATCGACTACCTCCGCGGTCAGGCGGCATTCGGCAAGAAAGAGCAGGAAATCCTCGACGTGGCCGGCTCGTTCCTGTTTAAGGGCACGCACGTCCAGAAGAAAATCTCCGTCCTTTCCGGGGGCGAACGCGCCCGCCTCTGCCTGGCGGCCCTCATGCTAAGCAGGCACAATGTGCTGATTCTCGACGAACCGGGTAACCACTTGGACGTCGACACCGTGGACGCCCTGGTCGACGCGCTGCGGTCTTACGAGGGGACCGTCATCTTCACCAGCCACGACCGGCACTTCACGGGTCAAGTCGCGACCTGTGTCATCGAAGTGCGCGACGGGCGGGTGGTGAACTACAGCGGCAAGTACGAGGCGTACCTGGAGAAGGTGAACGAGGAGATCGAGGCCGGCGAACGCGAACTCGCGACCGTGCGGAAGAAGTTGCCCGCCGAGGTACTCAAGCCGACGCACGTCGTGGCCCGCGCCGTCAAGCGGAGCGAGAAGGATATCCGCAAAGAGCAGAAAGCCGTGGAGCGATCGATCGCCCAGCTCGACGAGCGGAAGAAGGCGCTGACCACGAAGTACATGGACGAGAGCGATTCCCAGGAATCGCTCCGTCTGCAGGCCGAACTCGAGTCCGTGACGAACGAGTTAAGCGCGGCCGAGGAGAAATGGGCCGAGCTGTATGAGGAGCTAGAAGGGGCGGAATGA
- a CDS encoding PVC-type heme-binding CxxCH protein gives MRPYLFTLIFAAAGAAASAAPPTPPPEFAGPQSPPKPAPFPVKYVDQGEFDPRLKGLRAPEGFKVDLVADTPVVVNPVGLTFGPDGTLFVLEWTVDPVTKGNWFEFKETFRYRDGTTKQVATMKKFVMDPVKKLIPGGPNGSYDRAETLIGEELPSSVMYHDGWLYTSGRGTVRRYKQSRPGGPWDIREVIAQGFCGFHHHQVSGLTIGTDGKLYITSGDDDNFVEGSDGSRATALRTGAIFRCNPDGSKMELFSLGYRNPYRDLAYDDKFNLFHADNDNEDGSKFTGCRLMHVAEDVDYGWRLRLGARCCRPDNARGAVAGELPGKLPPMLKTGRGSPAGLLIYNDTQLPEQYRGLLYYPDVFRKLVRAYKVEQAGATFAVTNEFEFLNSDDPLFRPCQMVTGPDGAIYVCDWRTDSGGAGRLSGDGVHGRIYRVWWAGTKSSPGIPLRPMDTWAKLAGPQTPLDALVTGYRSPDATTRQLAQREMVRRAKKNPDLVRGYLRRDADAEAGLPTPVRLLCVGGLQQLWTPTIRDFFLDLTRDADPDVRRLAAEALGENATPEDAGPIHEALGRLLTDQSLAVRRVAALAVARVGVDGAADALISAWKFDDAHDAFLTDGYIHAIEKLGKPGVQALLALAASGQKADLDRAVTAFVAFRTAPAFEALPEMLANPHLSAAGRADLIRSYTNYLFDPMPSFDPLVNFLLTHPNESAPVKIAGLDVLASTGTVSGPRAVGYVLALLDAAEPETRLAALQVVESTRLTEAVPKLAHILADPKRQAGERTAVLKALRSTGGAAAIQPLVELLNRTEPAILKAEALRALAAAAPDRARPIAEKLLDQPDPTLLAEAVGTLSNTKAGAIMIGERYVAKKLPRDLFQRVSDALQKFVSDPAVAKVYGEVMKGGLFLSFDPIRAEQIRKQVLTKGDPKRGKELFLNTALLACATCHRIEGVGGSVGPDLTRLWDTLSTEKILESIVEPSKEIKEGYQSYKAVTVNGQVFTGLKVSETPQAVVIREANGHDVRIGKEDLDELSVSKVSLMPDNVISQLSYDQFIDLLAFLKNRAAQESLRGSAVEFAVATGFKPALNEIDPLEKSPNPFAKTAAGAPIWQVRPVEPSGLLNLAPLLPPGRSAAYVLAYVHSVKAQKVTLALETEDAVRVSVGGKIVFENPVTLIPHPRKVAPKIAVDLPAGWTPILVKLVTTGKDHTFRLQIEGDNLRTTTRPDEK, from the coding sequence ATGCGACCTTACCTATTTACCCTCATTTTCGCCGCGGCCGGGGCCGCCGCGTCCGCCGCCCCGCCCACCCCGCCGCCCGAGTTCGCCGGACCACAATCACCCCCCAAACCGGCTCCGTTCCCGGTGAAATACGTCGACCAGGGCGAGTTCGACCCCCGGCTCAAGGGGCTCCGCGCGCCCGAAGGGTTCAAGGTCGACCTCGTGGCCGACACGCCGGTGGTCGTTAACCCGGTCGGCCTCACGTTCGGCCCGGACGGGACGCTGTTCGTCCTCGAATGGACCGTCGACCCGGTCACGAAGGGCAACTGGTTCGAGTTCAAGGAAACCTTCCGGTACCGCGACGGGACGACCAAACAGGTCGCCACGATGAAGAAGTTCGTCATGGACCCGGTCAAGAAACTGATTCCGGGCGGCCCGAACGGCTCCTACGACCGGGCCGAAACCCTCATCGGCGAGGAACTGCCCTCCAGCGTCATGTACCACGACGGCTGGCTCTACACGTCCGGCCGCGGCACCGTCCGCCGGTACAAACAGTCGCGCCCGGGCGGTCCGTGGGACATCCGCGAGGTGATCGCCCAGGGCTTCTGCGGCTTCCACCACCACCAGGTCTCCGGCCTCACCATCGGGACGGACGGCAAGCTCTACATCACCAGCGGCGACGACGACAACTTCGTCGAGGGGTCCGACGGCTCGCGGGCGACGGCCCTGCGGACCGGGGCCATCTTCCGGTGCAATCCGGACGGCTCCAAGATGGAACTCTTCTCGCTCGGCTACCGCAACCCGTACCGCGACCTCGCCTACGACGACAAGTTCAACCTCTTCCACGCCGACAACGACAACGAGGACGGTAGCAAGTTCACCGGCTGCCGGCTCATGCATGTCGCCGAGGACGTCGACTACGGATGGCGGCTCCGGCTCGGCGCCCGCTGCTGCCGACCGGACAACGCCCGCGGGGCCGTCGCCGGCGAGCTGCCGGGCAAGCTCCCGCCGATGCTCAAGACCGGCCGCGGGTCGCCCGCCGGCCTCTTGATTTACAACGACACCCAGCTGCCCGAGCAATACCGCGGCCTGCTCTACTACCCGGACGTCTTCCGCAAGCTCGTCCGCGCGTACAAGGTCGAACAAGCCGGGGCGACGTTCGCCGTCACCAACGAGTTCGAGTTCCTGAACAGTGACGACCCGCTTTTCCGCCCCTGCCAGATGGTGACCGGGCCGGACGGGGCCATTTACGTCTGCGACTGGCGGACCGACTCCGGCGGGGCCGGCCGGCTCTCCGGCGACGGCGTCCACGGCCGCATCTACCGCGTCTGGTGGGCCGGAACGAAGTCGTCCCCCGGCATCCCGCTGCGGCCGATGGACACGTGGGCCAAGCTCGCCGGCCCGCAAACGCCGCTCGACGCCCTCGTGACCGGCTACCGTTCGCCGGACGCGACCACCCGGCAACTCGCCCAGCGCGAGATGGTTCGCCGGGCGAAGAAGAACCCCGACCTCGTCCGCGGCTACCTCCGCCGGGACGCGGACGCGGAGGCCGGCCTGCCGACTCCGGTCCGCCTCCTCTGCGTCGGCGGCCTGCAACAACTCTGGACGCCCACCATCCGCGACTTCTTCCTCGACCTCACCCGCGACGCCGACCCGGACGTCCGCCGGCTGGCGGCCGAGGCGCTCGGGGAGAACGCCACCCCGGAAGACGCCGGCCCGATTCACGAGGCGCTCGGCCGCCTGCTGACGGACCAGAGCCTGGCGGTCCGCCGCGTCGCCGCGCTGGCCGTCGCCCGCGTCGGCGTGGACGGGGCGGCCGACGCCCTGATTTCCGCGTGGAAGTTCGACGACGCCCACGACGCCTTCCTGACCGACGGCTACATCCACGCGATCGAGAAGCTGGGCAAGCCGGGCGTGCAGGCGCTGCTCGCCCTGGCGGCGTCCGGCCAGAAAGCCGACCTGGACCGGGCGGTGACGGCGTTCGTGGCGTTCCGCACGGCCCCGGCTTTCGAGGCGCTGCCGGAAATGCTGGCCAACCCGCACCTGTCCGCCGCGGGCCGGGCCGACCTGATTCGGTCGTACACCAATTACCTGTTCGACCCGATGCCGTCGTTCGACCCGCTGGTCAACTTCCTGCTGACCCACCCGAACGAGTCGGCCCCGGTCAAGATCGCCGGGCTCGATGTCCTCGCCTCGACCGGCACCGTCTCCGGCCCGCGGGCCGTCGGGTACGTGCTGGCGCTGCTCGACGCGGCCGAGCCGGAAACCCGATTGGCGGCGCTCCAGGTCGTCGAGTCGACCCGGCTCACCGAGGCGGTGCCGAAGCTCGCCCACATCCTGGCCGACCCGAAGCGGCAGGCCGGCGAGCGGACGGCCGTGCTGAAAGCCCTCCGGTCCACCGGCGGGGCGGCCGCGATCCAGCCGCTCGTGGAACTGTTGAACCGCACCGAGCCGGCCATCCTCAAGGCGGAAGCGCTCCGGGCGCTGGCCGCGGCCGCCCCGGACCGGGCCCGGCCGATCGCCGAGAAGTTGCTCGACCAACCCGACCCGACGCTGCTGGCGGAAGCCGTCGGCACGCTCAGCAACACGAAGGCGGGGGCCATCATGATCGGCGAGCGCTACGTGGCCAAGAAGCTGCCCCGCGACCTCTTCCAGCGGGTGTCGGACGCGCTGCAGAAGTTCGTCTCCGACCCGGCCGTGGCGAAGGTGTACGGCGAGGTGATGAAGGGCGGCTTGTTCCTCTCGTTCGACCCGATCCGGGCCGAGCAGATCCGCAAGCAGGTACTCACGAAGGGCGATCCGAAGCGCGGCAAGGAACTCTTCCTGAACACGGCCCTCCTGGCCTGCGCGACGTGCCACCGGATTGAGGGCGTGGGCGGCAGCGTCGGCCCCGACCTGACCCGCCTGTGGGACACGCTCTCGACCGAGAAGATTCTCGAATCGATCGTCGAGCCGAGCAAGGAGATCAAGGAGGGCTACCAGTCGTACAAGGCGGTCACGGTCAACGGCCAGGTGTTCACCGGCCTGAAGGTGTCCGAGACGCCGCAGGCGGTGGTGATCCGCGAGGCGAACGGGCACGACGTCCGCATCGGGAAGGAAGACCTGGACGAACTCTCGGTGTCCAAGGTGTCGCTGATGCCGGACAACGTGATCTCGCAGCTGAGCTACGACCAGTTCATCGACCTGCTGGCGTTCCTGAAGAACCGGGCGGCCCAGGAATCGCTCCGCGGGTCGGCCGTCGAGTTCGCGGTGGCGACCGGATTTAAGCCGGCCCTGAACGAGATCGATCCGCTGGAGAAGTCGCCCAACCCGTTCGCCAAGACGGCCGCCGGCGCCCCGATCTGGCAGGTCCGCCCGGTTGAGCCGAGCGGCTTGCTCAACCTGGCGCCGTTGCTCCCGCCCGGCCGGTCAGCGGCATACGTCCTGGCGTACGTCCACAGCGTGAAGGCCCAGAAAGTCACGCTCGCGCTGGAGACCGAGGACGCGGTCCGGGTGTCGGTCGGCGGCAAGATCGTGTTCGAGAACCCGGTCACGTTGATCCCGCACCCGCGGAAGGTGGCCCCGAAGATCGCGGTGGACTTGCCCGCGGGGTGGACGCCGATCCTGGTGAAACTGGTCACAACCGGAAAGGACCACACGTTCCGGCTGCAAATCGAGGGCGACAACCTCCGCACCACGACGCGGCCGGACGAGAAGTAG